One Rouxiella sp. S1S-2 genomic window, GCTCAAACTGCAGACTCACTGCGGCCTGTGCGTTTGCCATGCTCGGTTCAACAAACCCGTGGGCAATCACCAGAGACTCTGGATTGATAGTGGTCAGAAAGTCTTCTGCCTGAGCCGGGTTAGCGACGCTGAACAGGCGGTCATACAAGCGGAACTCGGCCGGTTTACCTTCGCTCGCAGACACCCAGTGGATCACGCCTTTGACTTTACGGCCGTCGGCAGGGTCTTTACTCAGGGTATCAATGTCATAGCTACAGAAAATAGTGGTGATATTGCCTTCGGCATCTTTCTCGATGCGTTCGGCTTTAATCACGTACGCATTGCGCAAACGCACTTCTTTCCCCAGAACCAGACGCTTGTACTGCTTGTTGGCTTCTTCGCGGAAATCAGCCTGATCGATGAAGATTTCAGCGGTAAATGGCACATCACGCGAGCCCATTTCTGGCTTGCTCGGATGATTTGGCATTTTTACCCACTGAACGGCATCACCGGTAAAGTTCTCAATAATCACTTTAACCGGATTGATCACCGCCATCGCACGCGGCGCGTTTTCGTTGAGGTCGTCACGAATGCAGGACTCCAGCGCGGCCATTTCAACGTTGTTATCCTGCTTGGTCACGCCGATACGACGACAGAACTCGCGAATTGACGCCGAGGTATAACCGCGACGACGCAGGCCGGATACCGTTGGCATACGCGGGTCATCCCAACCTTCTACAATCTTGTCGGTCACCAGCAGGCTCAGCTTGCGCTTGGACATGATGGAATATTCAAGATTCAGGCGTGAGAACTCGTACTGACGCGGATGACAGGCGATGCTGATGTTGTCGAGCACCCAGTCATACAGACGGCGGTTGTCCTGGAACTCCAGCGTACACAGCGAGTGAGTGATCCC contains:
- the glnS gene encoding glutamine--tRNA ligase, with protein sequence MSEAEARPTNFIRQIIDEDLASGKHASVVTRFPPEPNGYLHIGHAKSICLNFGIAQDYQGQCNLRFDDTNPVKEDIEFVESIKKDVQWLGFEWSGEVHYSSDYFDQLHHYAVELIEKGLAYVDELSPDQIREYRGNLTAPGKNSPFRDRTVQENLDLFAKMRNGEFAEGTACLRAKIDMASPFFVMRDPVLYRIKFADHHQTGTKWCIYPMYDFTHCISDALEGITHSLCTLEFQDNRRLYDWVLDNISIACHPRQYEFSRLNLEYSIMSKRKLSLLVTDKIVEGWDDPRMPTVSGLRRRGYTSASIREFCRRIGVTKQDNNVEMAALESCIRDDLNENAPRAMAVINPVKVIIENFTGDAVQWVKMPNHPSKPEMGSRDVPFTAEIFIDQADFREEANKQYKRLVLGKEVRLRNAYVIKAERIEKDAEGNITTIFCSYDIDTLSKDPADGRKVKGVIHWVSASEGKPAEFRLYDRLFSVANPAQAEDFLTTINPESLVIAHGFVEPSMANAQAAVSLQFEREGYFCADSTYSSAEHLVFNRTVGLRDNWESKPVV